A part of Geothrix oryzae genomic DNA contains:
- the gap gene encoding type I glyceraldehyde-3-phosphate dehydrogenase, with protein sequence MKKVAINGLGRIGRLVLRHLMKVPHVQVVAVNDLTDAATLAHLMKYDSVHGQADFPVASDGNYLVLGGRRIRVYAEKDPQLIPFGAQGAQVVLECTGKFTKRAQAAVHLQGSVTHVVISAPAGDADRTVVMGVNEAALDPTADHIISNASCTTNCLAPVVKILDDAYGLDYGFMTTVHSYTNDQRILDLPHKDLRRARAAALSMIPTSTGAAKAIGLVLPHLKGRLDGIAVRVPTPDVSLVDLTATLKRDASLEGIQELFRQAATAGPLAPYVEVLDAELVSADLVGSTASTLYDPYLTKMLGPRLVKVFAWYDNEFGYAARLKDLCVHLLERI encoded by the coding sequence ATGAAGAAGGTGGCCATCAACGGACTCGGGCGGATCGGAAGGCTGGTGCTGCGCCACCTGATGAAGGTTCCGCATGTCCAGGTGGTGGCCGTGAACGACCTCACCGATGCGGCCACCCTGGCCCACCTGATGAAGTACGACTCGGTCCACGGCCAGGCGGATTTCCCCGTGGCCTCCGACGGGAACTACCTCGTGCTCGGCGGGCGCCGCATCCGCGTCTACGCCGAGAAGGATCCCCAGCTCATCCCCTTCGGGGCCCAGGGGGCCCAGGTGGTCCTGGAGTGCACGGGCAAGTTCACCAAGCGCGCCCAGGCCGCCGTCCACCTCCAGGGCAGCGTCACCCATGTGGTGATCAGCGCCCCCGCGGGCGACGCGGACCGCACCGTGGTCATGGGCGTGAACGAGGCGGCCCTGGATCCCACGGCGGACCACATCATCTCCAACGCCAGCTGCACCACCAACTGCCTGGCCCCCGTCGTGAAGATCCTCGACGACGCCTACGGCCTGGATTACGGCTTCATGACCACGGTGCACAGCTACACCAACGACCAGCGCATCCTCGACCTGCCCCACAAGGACCTGCGCCGGGCCCGGGCCGCGGCCCTCAGCATGATCCCCACCAGCACGGGCGCCGCCAAGGCCATCGGGCTGGTGCTGCCCCACCTCAAGGGGCGGCTGGACGGCATCGCAGTGCGGGTCCCCACCCCCGATGTGAGCCTCGTGGACCTCACGGCCACCCTGAAGCGCGACGCCTCGTTGGAGGGCATTCAGGAGCTCTTCCGCCAGGCCGCCACGGCCGGCCCCCTGGCCCCCTATGTGGAAGTCCTCGATGCCGAGCTGGTCAGCGCGGATCTGGTGGGTAGCACCGCCAGCACCCTCTACGACCCCTACCTCACCAAGATGCTGGGCCCCCGGCTGGTCAAGGTCTTCGCCTGGTACGACAACGAATTCGGCTATGCGGCACGGCTGAAGGATCTCTGCGTGCACCTGCTGGAGCGGATCTAG
- a CDS encoding helix-turn-helix domain-containing protein, producing MREKLRVLVAEMVRGGVPLEMARREFERLYLEEVLATHEGNHSAAARELGIHRNTLAKKLETPPSRIRQVSLAS from the coding sequence ATGCGCGAAAAGCTGCGAGTCCTCGTGGCCGAAATGGTGCGTGGAGGCGTCCCTCTGGAGATGGCCCGCCGCGAATTCGAGCGGCTCTACCTGGAAGAGGTGCTGGCCACCCACGAGGGCAACCACAGCGCCGCTGCCCGGGAGCTGGGCATCCACCGGAACACCCTCGCCAAGAAGCTGGAGACGCCCCCCAGCCGGATCCGCCAGGTGAGCCTGGCCAGCTGA
- the pyk gene encoding pyruvate kinase translates to MRKTKLVMTLGPALMQGDRLRESLREADAVRLNASHGDPESRVEALQKVRALALELGRSIPVFLDLQGPKWRVGLLEAPIDLVEGSEGYFFAAGVTVPADAAWAAPLPHPELFEGAEAGQHWLLDDGAITVEILAKRADLLKARVVIGGPLKARKGIHPIGMDINMDPLTEKDHVDIRWGVEHEVDLFAQSFVRRASDVQQLQAIIQHLGGTQPIIAKIEHPAALANLGEILEVSWGVMVARGDLGVELGVERVPGLQKQIIKTARRALKPVITATQMLESMIEHSQPTRAEASDVANAIWDGTDAVMLSAESATGAHPVEAVQWLARIAAEADANVKQRTPTLPDELAEKVLARTDISVAFAACRTADEINARWIVAFTEGGGTARMVSRLAGRTPVLGATVDEVTARRMGLLRGVTSLLIPRVSNTDEMVTVVRELLVAKHQLGSMDRVVMTMGLPLWKTGSTNTMKVMTF, encoded by the coding sequence GTGCGCAAGACCAAACTCGTGATGACCTTGGGTCCGGCCCTGATGCAGGGCGATCGGTTGCGGGAATCCCTCCGCGAAGCTGACGCGGTGCGATTAAATGCGAGCCACGGGGATCCCGAGAGCCGGGTCGAGGCCCTCCAGAAGGTCCGGGCCCTGGCTCTGGAACTCGGGCGGTCGATCCCCGTCTTTCTGGATCTGCAAGGGCCGAAGTGGCGGGTGGGCCTGCTGGAGGCTCCCATCGACCTGGTCGAGGGCAGCGAAGGCTACTTCTTCGCCGCGGGAGTGACGGTTCCCGCGGATGCCGCCTGGGCCGCACCCCTGCCGCACCCCGAGCTGTTCGAGGGGGCCGAAGCCGGCCAGCACTGGCTGCTGGACGACGGCGCCATCACGGTGGAGATCCTGGCGAAGCGTGCGGATCTCCTGAAGGCCCGGGTCGTCATCGGCGGGCCGCTGAAGGCCAGGAAGGGCATCCATCCCATCGGCATGGACATCAACATGGATCCCCTCACCGAGAAGGACCATGTCGACATCCGCTGGGGCGTGGAGCACGAGGTGGACCTCTTCGCCCAGAGCTTCGTCCGCCGGGCCTCAGATGTGCAGCAGCTCCAGGCCATCATCCAGCACCTGGGCGGCACCCAGCCCATCATCGCCAAGATCGAGCACCCGGCGGCCCTCGCCAACCTGGGCGAGATCCTGGAGGTTTCCTGGGGTGTGATGGTGGCCCGCGGCGACCTGGGCGTGGAGCTTGGCGTGGAGCGGGTTCCGGGCCTCCAGAAGCAGATCATCAAGACTGCCCGCCGCGCCCTGAAGCCCGTGATCACCGCCACCCAGATGCTGGAGAGCATGATCGAGCACTCGCAGCCCACCCGGGCCGAGGCCAGCGATGTGGCCAACGCCATCTGGGATGGCACCGATGCGGTGATGCTCAGCGCCGAGAGCGCCACGGGCGCCCACCCCGTGGAGGCCGTACAGTGGCTGGCCCGCATCGCCGCGGAGGCCGACGCCAATGTGAAGCAGCGCACGCCCACCCTGCCGGATGAACTGGCGGAGAAGGTGCTGGCCCGCACGGACATCTCCGTGGCGTTCGCGGCCTGCCGCACGGCCGACGAGATCAACGCCCGCTGGATCGTGGCCTTCACCGAAGGGGGCGGCACGGCCCGTATGGTGAGCCGTCTGGCGGGCCGCACGCCGGTCCTGGGGGCCACGGTGGATGAAGTCACGGCCCGCCGCATGGGCCTGCTCCGGGGCGTCACCTCCCTGCTGATCCCCCGCGTGAGCAACACGGACGAGATGGTGACCGTGGTGCGGGAGCTGCTGGTGGCCAAGCATCAGCTGGGCAGCATGGATCGCGTGGTGATGACCATGGGCCTCCCCCTGTGGAAGACTGGAAGCACGAACACCATGAAGGTGATGACCTTCTGA
- a CDS encoding DinB family protein, giving the protein MGLTRPLPGEYPEAYAPYIAAAGEGEISASLQSQMGEVAALFAGLSEAQGGFRYAPGKWSLKDLLQHLSDAERIFTYRCLRIGRGDATPLPGFDEETYAVAAKADAHSVADLLADWRAARSASLALFRSLPEAAWDHQGTTNGRAITARCIPFICAGHTAHHLTVIRERYLPALK; this is encoded by the coding sequence ATGGGCCTCACGCGACCTCTCCCCGGCGAGTACCCCGAAGCCTACGCCCCCTACATCGCCGCGGCGGGCGAGGGGGAGATCTCCGCCAGCCTCCAGAGTCAGATGGGTGAAGTGGCGGCCCTGTTCGCAGGGCTCTCCGAGGCCCAGGGCGGCTTCCGCTACGCCCCCGGCAAGTGGAGCCTCAAAGACCTCCTCCAGCACCTCAGCGATGCCGAGCGCATCTTCACCTACCGCTGCCTGCGCATCGGCCGGGGCGACGCCACGCCGCTTCCGGGCTTCGACGAGGAGACCTATGCCGTCGCGGCCAAGGCGGACGCCCACTCCGTGGCGGATCTGCTCGCCGACTGGCGCGCCGCCCGCAGCGCCAGCCTCGCGCTGTTCCGCAGCCTGCCCGAGGCGGCCTGGGACCACCAGGGCACCACCAACGGCCGGGCGATCACCGCGCGCTGCATCCCCTTCATCTGTGCGGGCCACACGGCCCACCACCTGACGGTGATCCGCGAGCGCTACCTGCCCGCGCTGAAGTAG
- a CDS encoding CinA family nicotinamide mononucleotide deamidase-related protein — MRIECIAIGTELLTTRRLDTNSVWLGERLAALGLGFHRKTAVGDSREDLGQLFREALTRSDLIITTGGLGPTFDDFTKECFADILGAELREDAKSREDMLAFYAARKRVPPQANFKQALIPAGAEALANPVGTAPGVWWADPPGHSGTRLVMLPGVPREMKRMWEEQVEPRLRALAGQQVHTLRLVVGGVPESNLDERTREARERHAHLEWTILASLTQVELLARGSDLAALEAARVEFEALLGGDLVGVGDGNLEDAVLERLKARGETLAVAESVTGGLLAARLTAIPGASEAFLGGATVYTAAAKTTLLGLPAAFLAAEGTVSEATSRALAEAVRAKLGATWGLGLTGNAGPAAEGGAPLGAVFIALAGPRGTVSKAFNQPGDRTDIQLRSTAWALDLLRRALSA, encoded by the coding sequence ATGCGCATCGAATGCATCGCCATCGGGACGGAGCTGCTCACCACGCGGCGCCTCGACACCAATTCCGTGTGGCTGGGCGAGCGCCTGGCGGCCCTGGGGCTCGGCTTCCACCGCAAGACCGCGGTCGGCGACAGCCGGGAGGACTTGGGCCAGCTCTTCCGCGAGGCCCTGACGCGGTCGGATCTCATCATCACCACCGGCGGCCTGGGCCCCACCTTCGACGATTTCACGAAGGAATGCTTCGCGGACATCCTTGGCGCCGAGCTGCGCGAAGATGCCAAGAGCCGCGAGGACATGCTGGCCTTCTACGCGGCCCGGAAGCGAGTTCCGCCCCAGGCCAACTTCAAGCAGGCGCTCATCCCCGCCGGCGCGGAGGCCCTCGCAAACCCCGTGGGCACGGCGCCGGGCGTGTGGTGGGCAGATCCCCCGGGGCACTCGGGAACGCGCCTCGTGATGCTGCCGGGCGTGCCCCGCGAGATGAAGCGCATGTGGGAGGAGCAGGTGGAGCCGCGCCTCCGGGCCCTGGCCGGTCAGCAGGTGCACACGCTGCGCCTGGTGGTGGGGGGCGTGCCCGAGAGCAACCTGGACGAGCGCACCCGTGAGGCCCGCGAGCGGCACGCCCACCTCGAATGGACCATTCTCGCCAGCCTCACCCAGGTGGAGCTGCTGGCCCGCGGGAGCGACCTGGCCGCCCTCGAGGCCGCCCGCGTCGAATTCGAGGCCCTGCTGGGCGGAGATCTCGTCGGCGTCGGCGACGGCAACCTGGAGGACGCCGTACTGGAGCGCTTGAAGGCCCGGGGCGAGACCCTGGCCGTAGCGGAAAGCGTGACTGGCGGCCTGCTGGCCGCGCGTCTCACGGCCATCCCCGGGGCGAGCGAGGCCTTTCTCGGGGGTGCCACGGTCTACACCGCCGCCGCCAAGACCACGCTGCTGGGGCTTCCCGCGGCCTTCCTCGCGGCCGAAGGCACCGTGTCTGAAGCCACCAGCCGGGCCCTGGCGGAAGCGGTCCGCGCGAAACTCGGCGCCACCTGGGGGCTCGGCCTCACGGGCAATGCAGGCCCCGCAGCGGAAGGGGGAGCGCCGCTGGGCGCCGTGTTCATCGCCCTGGCCGGGCCGCGAGGCACCGTCTCGAAGGCGTTCAACCAGCCAGGTGACCGCACGGACATTCAGCTCCGCAGCACGGCCTGGGCGCTGGATCTGCTGCGCCGGGCGCTGTCCGCGTAG
- the plsY gene encoding glycerol-3-phosphate 1-O-acyltransferase PlsY codes for MPSSDPKSLVLWCLAAFFCGSIPFGLLLVKLAGKGDVRAHGSGNIGATNVSRVGGKGLGVVTLLLDILKGFLPVFLAKRAGLGTDMLALLALAAVLGHIYTPWLKFQGGKGVATALGVILAAEPTLMVLPMVTFLFVLWLTRHVSLGSILAAAMVPGQFMLLAFSFFRPGWGVVVPWLALAILVIWKHRENIKRLQEGTEAKLWGGKKEDSHVQG; via the coding sequence ATGCCGTCATCCGATCCGAAATCCCTGGTCCTCTGGTGCCTCGCGGCCTTCTTCTGCGGCAGCATCCCCTTCGGCCTCCTGCTGGTGAAGCTGGCGGGAAAGGGGGATGTGCGCGCCCACGGCAGCGGCAACATCGGCGCCACCAATGTGAGCCGGGTGGGGGGCAAGGGCCTGGGCGTGGTCACCCTGCTGCTGGACATCCTGAAGGGCTTCCTGCCGGTCTTCCTGGCGAAGCGGGCGGGGTTGGGCACCGACATGCTCGCGCTGTTGGCCCTGGCTGCGGTGCTGGGTCACATCTACACGCCCTGGCTGAAGTTCCAGGGTGGGAAGGGCGTGGCCACGGCCCTGGGCGTGATCCTCGCCGCGGAACCCACCCTGATGGTCCTCCCCATGGTCACCTTCCTCTTCGTGCTGTGGCTCACGCGCCATGTGAGCTTGGGCAGCATCCTCGCTGCGGCCATGGTGCCGGGCCAGTTCATGCTCCTGGCCTTCAGTTTTTTCAGGCCCGGGTGGGGAGTGGTCGTTCCCTGGCTGGCCTTGGCGATCCTCGTAATCTGGAAGCACCGCGAGAACATCAAGCGCCTGCAGGAAGGCACGGAAGCCAAGCTCTGGGGTGGCAAGAAGGAGGACAGCCATGTTCAGGGCTGA
- a CDS encoding NAD(P)H-dependent glycerol-3-phosphate dehydrogenase: MFRADIGVFGSGAWGTALAITWARAGAKVALWGTFPDEMAQMAATRRHLRLKDVAFPDNLQTSDDPAAAFAAPLWISAMPTQVTPEAWRSLRPRAEQAPELVIHVSKGILQSTHQTLSQALTGVLDVPVGALSGPTFADEVSRGVPSAIVLALPQTVSDERAKALQAQLSSEKLRIYLSRDVVGTELCGALKNVLAIAAGLVDGLKLGYNARAALITRGLAEMARLVEVLGGQPSTVMGLAGMGDLLLTATGPQSRNRTFGELVGRGQSVDAARDALGGQVIEGMFTCEAALDLAQEHGLDLPIAAEVQRLLNGERPEEAVRRLMTRSLKSE, from the coding sequence ATGTTCAGGGCTGACATCGGCGTCTTCGGCTCCGGCGCCTGGGGCACGGCCCTGGCCATCACCTGGGCCCGGGCGGGCGCCAAGGTGGCCTTGTGGGGCACCTTTCCCGACGAGATGGCGCAGATGGCCGCCACGCGGCGCCACCTGCGCCTGAAGGATGTGGCGTTCCCGGACAACCTGCAGACCTCGGATGATCCGGCGGCGGCCTTCGCCGCGCCCCTGTGGATCTCCGCCATGCCCACCCAGGTCACGCCCGAGGCCTGGCGAAGCCTGCGGCCCCGCGCGGAGCAGGCTCCCGAGCTAGTGATCCATGTGAGCAAGGGCATCCTCCAGAGCACGCATCAGACGCTGTCCCAGGCCCTCACGGGCGTGCTGGATGTGCCCGTGGGCGCCCTGTCCGGCCCGACCTTCGCCGATGAGGTGAGCCGCGGCGTGCCCTCCGCCATCGTGCTGGCGCTGCCGCAAACCGTGTCCGATGAGCGGGCGAAGGCCCTGCAGGCCCAGCTGTCCTCCGAGAAGCTGCGCATCTACCTCAGCCGCGATGTGGTGGGCACGGAGCTCTGCGGCGCCCTGAAGAATGTCCTCGCCATCGCGGCGGGCCTGGTGGATGGCCTGAAGCTGGGCTACAACGCCCGCGCGGCGCTCATCACGCGAGGCCTGGCCGAGATGGCCCGGCTGGTGGAAGTCCTGGGCGGCCAGCCGTCCACGGTGATGGGGCTGGCGGGCATGGGGGACCTGCTCCTCACGGCCACGGGCCCCCAGAGCCGCAACCGCACCTTCGGTGAGCTGGTGGGCCGGGGGCAGAGTGTGGACGCGGCCCGGGACGCCCTGGGCGGCCAGGTCATCGAGGGCATGTTCACCTGCGAGGCCGCCCTGGACCTGGCGCAGGAGCACGGCCTCGACCTGCCCATCGCCGCCGAAGTGCAGCGCCTGCTCAACGGCGAGCGCCCCGAGGAAGCGGTGCGGCGGCTGATGACCCGCTCGTTGAAGTCCGAGTGA
- a CDS encoding zinc-binding dehydrogenase produces the protein MADPFRFRVNQHGPAGSPVREAFVPANPKPGWVRLELKAMALNRLDLWTTEGLPGFPLPLPLTPGCDGAGVVEAMGEGTVLPPGVELGGSVMIAPGLSCGVCPACLRGDDMLCPAYGVLGHVCDGTAATHVLVPAANLLPIPPNWDFEQAAAFPLVFLTAWEMLVHKAALRPGETVLVWGGGSGVGSAAIQLVKALGGTAIAVVGSEAKAMKCWELGAEHALVRGDLKALAAKVRDLTGKRGVDVVFEHTGAATWGTSLSVCTRGGRIVTCGATTGRETTFDLRALFAKQIQIRGSYMGRREHLWSLLSLLRRNPTNPPFRPVIDQVFDLADYPAAQRHLEAGQGFGKVVCRVP, from the coding sequence TTGGCCGATCCGTTCCGTTTCCGAGTGAACCAACACGGCCCGGCGGGTTCGCCGGTGCGCGAGGCTTTCGTGCCCGCGAATCCGAAACCGGGTTGGGTGCGGCTCGAGCTGAAGGCCATGGCCCTGAACCGCCTCGATCTCTGGACCACCGAAGGCCTGCCGGGCTTCCCGCTGCCCCTGCCGCTCACGCCGGGCTGCGATGGCGCGGGCGTGGTCGAGGCCATGGGCGAGGGCACGGTCCTGCCGCCGGGCGTGGAACTGGGCGGCAGCGTGATGATCGCGCCGGGCCTCAGCTGTGGCGTCTGCCCGGCCTGCCTGCGCGGCGACGACATGCTCTGTCCCGCCTACGGTGTGCTGGGCCATGTCTGTGACGGCACGGCCGCCACCCATGTGCTGGTGCCCGCGGCGAACCTGCTGCCGATTCCGCCGAACTGGGATTTCGAGCAGGCGGCGGCCTTTCCCCTGGTCTTCCTCACGGCCTGGGAGATGCTCGTCCACAAGGCGGCCCTGCGCCCCGGCGAGACCGTGCTGGTCTGGGGCGGAGGCAGCGGCGTGGGGAGCGCGGCCATCCAGCTGGTGAAGGCCCTGGGCGGCACGGCCATCGCCGTGGTGGGCAGCGAGGCCAAGGCCATGAAGTGCTGGGAGCTGGGGGCCGAGCATGCGCTCGTCCGCGGCGACCTGAAGGCCCTGGCCGCCAAGGTGCGTGACCTGACGGGCAAGCGCGGCGTGGATGTGGTGTTCGAGCACACGGGCGCGGCCACCTGGGGCACCAGCCTCTCCGTCTGCACCCGGGGAGGGCGCATCGTCACCTGCGGCGCGACCACGGGCCGCGAGACGACCTTCGACCTGCGCGCGCTCTTCGCCAAGCAGATCCAGATCCGGGGCTCGTACATGGGCCGCCGGGAGCACCTGTGGTCGTTGTTGTCCCTGCTGCGGCGCAATCCCACGAATCCGCCCTTCCGCCCCGTCATCGACCAGGTCTTCGATCTGGCCGACTATCCCGCAGCCCAGCGCCACCTCGAAGCCGGACAGGGCTTCGGCAAGGTGGTCTGCCGGGTGCCTTGA
- a CDS encoding CorA family divalent cation transporter, translated as MLRNLPLPEGSSFAWVDLVDPTAAEMAEVADRYGLHPAAVRDFLNQPHLPKFERLPGQQLLILRAYDEVAKRGDTIQAMTRRLVVLMMEGAVITVHRREQPFFTAAAQQAASGGAALRPEQLALALCAGAVKSFDDPLKESEDKLDQIEAALFSRKTPHQGVKQIYGLKRRCAVIKRTLGRIMTSLGHLKEQARDDQGLLADVVEEADRLHTWADELLESATHLMNLEINLASQRTNEVMRVLTVFSAFFLPLTFIAGVYGMNFKRMPELEHRLGYPLVIAAMVLTALAIWVWFRRKGWLK; from the coding sequence ATGCTGCGCAATCTGCCGCTTCCCGAGGGTTCCTCCTTTGCCTGGGTGGACCTGGTGGACCCCACGGCCGCGGAGATGGCCGAAGTCGCGGACCGCTACGGCCTGCATCCGGCGGCGGTGCGCGACTTCCTCAACCAGCCCCACCTGCCGAAGTTCGAGCGCCTGCCGGGCCAGCAGCTGCTGATCCTCCGGGCCTACGACGAGGTGGCCAAGCGGGGCGACACCATCCAGGCCATGACCCGGCGCCTCGTGGTGCTGATGATGGAGGGAGCCGTCATCACCGTCCATCGACGCGAGCAGCCCTTCTTCACGGCGGCGGCGCAGCAGGCGGCCTCGGGCGGGGCGGCGCTCCGGCCGGAGCAGCTGGCGCTGGCCCTCTGCGCGGGCGCGGTGAAATCCTTCGATGATCCCTTGAAGGAGAGCGAGGACAAGCTCGACCAGATCGAGGCTGCCCTCTTCAGCCGGAAGACCCCGCACCAGGGCGTCAAGCAGATCTACGGCCTCAAGCGCCGCTGCGCGGTCATCAAGCGCACCCTGGGCCGCATCATGACCTCTCTGGGCCACCTGAAAGAACAGGCCAGGGACGACCAGGGGCTGCTGGCGGATGTGGTGGAGGAGGCGGATCGGCTGCACACCTGGGCGGACGAACTCCTGGAGAGCGCCACCCACCTCATGAACCTGGAGATCAACCTCGCCAGCCAGCGTACCAACGAGGTCATGCGGGTGCTCACGGTCTTCAGTGCCTTCTTCCTCCCGCTCACCTTCATCGCGGGGGTCTACGGCATGAACTTCAAGCGGATGCCCGAGTTGGAGCACCGGCTCGGGTATCCGCTCGTGATCGCCGCCATGGTCCTGACGGCCCTGGCCATCTGGGTCTGGTTCCGGCGGAAGGGCTGGCTGAAATAG
- a CDS encoding bifunctional UDP-4-keto-pentose/UDP-xylose synthase, producing the protein MKVLILGVNGFIGSHLVDRIMQDTDWEVYGLDLGAHKVADHLPNPRFHFVEGDVTISKEWIEYHIKKCDVVLPLVAIATPKVYVTDPLRVFELDFEENLRVVRQCVKYKKRVVFPSTSEVYGMCPDAEFDEHESPLVTGPIPMNRWIYSTSKQLLDRVIWAYGFQQGLKFTLFRPFNWMGPKLDSLNTAKEGSSRLVTQFSWNLFNGEPLNLVDGGHAHRCFCDVSDAMDGLMAILRNEGGKADGGIFNIGNPANDYSVREIAEMMIAIWKDHPFRIERGIPEGRTIETGSGEFYGKGYQDVARRTPSIKRMQSTFGFDPKVSMKDSLKKAMDFFVEEHKALEKVVETEN; encoded by the coding sequence GTGAAAGTCCTGATTCTGGGTGTCAACGGCTTCATCGGGTCCCATCTGGTGGACCGCATCATGCAGGACACGGACTGGGAGGTCTACGGCCTGGATCTTGGCGCCCACAAAGTGGCCGACCATCTGCCCAACCCGCGCTTCCACTTCGTGGAGGGCGATGTGACCATTTCCAAGGAGTGGATCGAGTACCACATCAAGAAGTGCGATGTGGTGCTGCCCCTGGTGGCCATCGCCACGCCCAAGGTCTATGTGACCGATCCCCTGCGCGTGTTTGAGCTGGACTTCGAGGAGAACCTCCGCGTGGTCCGCCAGTGTGTGAAATACAAGAAGCGCGTGGTGTTCCCCAGCACCTCCGAAGTCTACGGCATGTGCCCCGACGCGGAGTTCGACGAGCACGAGTCGCCCCTGGTGACGGGCCCCATTCCCATGAACCGCTGGATCTACAGCACCAGCAAGCAGCTCCTCGACCGCGTGATCTGGGCCTACGGCTTCCAGCAGGGCTTGAAGTTCACCCTCTTCCGTCCCTTCAACTGGATGGGCCCCAAGCTCGACAGCCTGAACACCGCCAAGGAGGGCAGCAGCCGCCTGGTGACGCAGTTCAGCTGGAACCTCTTCAACGGCGAGCCCCTGAATCTGGTGGACGGCGGCCACGCGCACCGCTGCTTCTGCGATGTCAGCGACGCCATGGACGGCCTGATGGCGATCCTCCGCAACGAGGGCGGCAAGGCTGACGGCGGCATCTTCAACATCGGCAATCCCGCCAACGACTACAGCGTGCGCGAGATCGCCGAGATGATGATCGCCATCTGGAAGGACCACCCCTTCCGCATCGAGCGGGGCATCCCCGAGGGGCGCACCATCGAGACCGGCAGCGGCGAGTTCTACGGCAAGGGCTATCAGGATGTGGCCCGCCGCACCCCCAGCATCAAGCGCATGCAGAGCACCTTCGGGTTCGATCCCAAGGTGTCGATGAAGGACTCGCTGAAGAAGGCCATGGACTTCTTCGTCGAGGAGCACAAGGCGCTGGAGAAGGTCGTCGAGACCGAGAACTAG